In a single window of the uncultured Erythrobacter sp. genome:
- the fliP gene encoding flagellar type III secretion system pore protein FliP (The bacterial flagellar biogenesis protein FliP forms a type III secretion system (T3SS)-type pore required for flagellar assembly.), which produces MFAVPDAAVAATAEPAGIGGAIERALGSEGTGEDAPLSFSIQLLLVMSLLSLLPAIVLMMTSFLRILVVLSILRQALGLQGSPPMQVLVGLSLFLSMFVMAPTIEAVNAMAIEPYSAGTISADAAIAAAGEAMRGFMIAQTREANLVMFADIAGVGLFENPDDIPFSILMPAFVTSELETAFQIGFMLFLPFLVIDLVVASVLMSLGMMMLSPTIISLPFKLLLFVLVDGWALLMGSLAMSFA; this is translated from the coding sequence ATGTTTGCCGTGCCCGACGCGGCGGTTGCGGCGACAGCTGAACCGGCTGGGATTGGCGGCGCAATCGAGCGCGCGTTGGGTTCTGAAGGGACAGGCGAAGACGCTCCTTTGAGCTTCTCGATCCAGCTGCTGCTGGTGATGAGCCTGCTCTCATTGCTGCCAGCCATTGTGCTGATGATGACCAGCTTTCTGCGCATCCTGGTGGTGCTGTCGATCTTGCGTCAGGCGCTCGGCCTGCAAGGCTCTCCGCCGATGCAGGTGCTGGTGGGGCTGTCGCTGTTCCTCTCGATGTTCGTCATGGCTCCGACAATCGAAGCGGTGAACGCGATGGCAATTGAGCCTTACTCCGCTGGCACAATCAGCGCCGATGCGGCGATTGCGGCAGCGGGCGAGGCCATGCGCGGTTTCATGATCGCCCAGACCCGCGAGGCGAACCTTGTGATGTTTGCCGACATCGCCGGTGTCGGCCTGTTCGAAAACCCTGACGACATACCCTTCTCGATCCTGATGCCCGCCTTTGTCACCAGCGAGCTCGAAACCGCATTCCAGATCGGCTTCATGCTGTTCCTGCCCTTTCTGGTGATCGACCTTGTGGTGGCGAGCGTTCTCATGAGCCTCGGCATGATGATGCTGTCGCCGACAATCATCTCGCTGCCGTTCAAACTGCTCCTGTTCGTGCTGGTCGATGGCTGGGCACTGCTGATGGGCAGCCTTGCGATGAGCTTTGCGTGA
- a CDS encoding EscU/YscU/HrcU family type III secretion system export apparatus switch protein — MSEESTGEKRFDPTPKKKRDAALKGDTLRSKEVSTAAAMATGTFMLLMIGPWLFEGMQNVARASFRFEIGQFTPGTQFAQAAGEILPPIFALGLAVIAITVGSQMLLGEGRWVPQNLKPKGSRINPLAGLKRIFGIQGVIELGKSILKLGLLGGIAAYWVSLNMDNILGLGRGTLGAQIAFAWDGLVTLIGMLVIGLLVIALIDYPLQMFQRNKRLKMSHQDLKNENKQTEGSPEMKMARRQRQRDYARGSVASAMKEAQFVVVNPMHFAVALTYDPLRAPAPIVLAKGRGETAMAMREMASEAGLPVLHYPQLARALYFTTRANQMVREELYLAIASLVAFVLSLKRGDSPVEPRVEVPEDLRFDADGKLPETS, encoded by the coding sequence ATGAGCGAGGAATCAACCGGCGAAAAAAGGTTTGATCCAACTCCGAAGAAGAAACGCGACGCTGCGCTCAAGGGCGACACTTTGCGGTCCAAGGAAGTCTCGACCGCAGCCGCTATGGCGACCGGCACGTTCATGTTGCTGATGATCGGTCCGTGGCTGTTCGAAGGCATGCAGAATGTGGCGCGCGCAAGCTTTCGCTTCGAGATCGGCCAGTTCACGCCCGGCACCCAGTTCGCTCAGGCCGCGGGCGAGATATTGCCGCCGATCTTCGCGCTTGGCCTTGCGGTGATTGCAATAACGGTGGGATCGCAAATGCTGCTGGGCGAAGGGCGGTGGGTCCCCCAAAACCTGAAGCCCAAGGGATCGCGGATCAATCCGCTCGCCGGTCTCAAGCGGATTTTCGGGATTCAAGGCGTGATCGAGCTGGGTAAGTCGATCCTCAAACTGGGCCTGCTGGGCGGGATTGCGGCCTATTGGGTCTCGCTCAACATGGACAATATTCTGGGGCTGGGGCGCGGGACATTGGGCGCGCAAATCGCCTTTGCCTGGGACGGGCTGGTGACGTTGATCGGAATGCTGGTGATCGGCCTGCTGGTGATCGCGCTGATCGACTACCCGCTGCAAATGTTCCAGCGCAACAAGCGCCTGAAGATGAGCCATCAGGATCTCAAGAACGAGAACAAGCAAACCGAAGGCTCACCCGAAATGAAGATGGCGCGCAGACAGCGCCAGCGCGACTATGCTCGCGGCAGCGTCGCAAGTGCGATGAAGGAAGCGCAATTTGTGGTGGTCAATCCGATGCATTTTGCGGTCGCGCTAACCTATGATCCCTTGCGGGCTCCTGCCCCCATCGTGCTGGCCAAAGGGCGCGGCGAAACCGCGATGGCGATGCGCGAAATGGCAAGCGAGGCGGGGCTGCCGGTGCTGCATTACCCGCAGCTCGCCCGCGCACTCTACTTCACCACCCGCGCCAACCAGATGGTGCGCGAAGAGCTCTATCTCGCCATCGCATCGCTGGTTGCATTTGTCCTGTCGCTGAAGCGCGGTGACAGTCCGGTCGAGCCGCGCGTCGAAGTGCCCGAAGACCTGCGCTTCGATGCCGACGGAAAGCTGCCGGAAACCTCTTAA
- the fliQ gene encoding flagellar biosynthesis protein FliQ, producing the protein MTEDAQLLALADRTLWVTALIVGPVLLSALAVGLLVGIIQAATSVNEQTLTFVPKLGIIALVFILLGGTMMALLGDFLREIFAQIAQISA; encoded by the coding sequence ATGACAGAAGATGCACAACTCCTCGCATTGGCCGACCGGACGCTTTGGGTCACCGCATTGATCGTTGGCCCGGTGCTGCTGTCTGCGCTGGCTGTGGGCCTGCTGGTCGGGATCATTCAAGCCGCGACTTCTGTCAACGAACAGACGCTGACCTTTGTGCCCAAGCTCGGGATTATCGCGCTTGTCTTTATCTTGCTGGGCGGGACGATGATGGCGTTGTTGGGTGATTTTCTGCGCGAGATATTCGCCCAGATCGCGCAGATTTCGGCCTGA
- a CDS encoding flagellar biosynthetic protein FliR, with translation MNVLDLGFGGLEEQLWQMLFLSIRCGAALVAAPMIGGMTIPPQLRALLALVFAVFIASWGPPLQVPEMLSFAALLAIVQEIVIGAALGFMLQIAFAVPLIAAEQIAGTMGLAIATSIDPSSGAQSGALGTYFALILTLLFYAIGGHLLWFELVIESYRVLPAGSFAVSDLALLDIVGFAGYGFATAAAIAFPVVLVLLTVQTITGTISRSAPALNLFALGLPAGVLAGISALIIVMPIVVEQFIALLNVTIEQTGALIGGGGLR, from the coding sequence ATGAACGTCCTCGATCTCGGCTTTGGCGGGCTGGAGGAACAATTGTGGCAAATGCTGTTCCTCTCGATCCGCTGCGGAGCCGCGCTGGTGGCCGCGCCGATGATCGGCGGCATGACTATCCCGCCGCAGCTGCGCGCGCTTCTCGCGCTGGTCTTTGCGGTGTTTATCGCCAGCTGGGGACCGCCGCTGCAAGTGCCCGAAATGCTCAGCTTCGCTGCGCTTTTGGCGATTGTGCAGGAGATTGTGATCGGGGCGGCGCTCGGCTTCATGTTGCAGATCGCCTTTGCCGTACCCTTGATTGCAGCCGAGCAGATTGCGGGCACAATGGGCCTGGCGATTGCGACCTCGATTGATCCGTCGAGCGGCGCGCAATCGGGCGCGCTGGGCACCTATTTTGCGCTCATCCTCACATTGCTGTTCTACGCGATTGGCGGGCATCTGCTGTGGTTCGAGCTGGTGATCGAAAGCTACCGCGTGCTGCCCGCCGGATCGTTTGCGGTGAGCGATCTGGCGCTGCTCGATATCGTCGGCTTTGCCGGATACGGCTTTGCCACAGCGGCTGCGATTGCCTTTCCCGTGGTGCTGGTGCTGCTGACCGTGCAGACCATCACCGGCACGATTTCACGCTCCGCCCCGGCGCTCAACCTGTTCGCGCTTGGCCTGCCTGCGGGCGTGCTCGCCGGCATTTCCGCGCTCATCATCGTGATGCCGATTGTGGTTGAGCAGTTCATCGCGCTGCTCAATGTGACGATCGAGCAAACCGGAGCGTTGATCGGCGGCGGAGGCCTACGATGA